Proteins from a single region of Chrysemys picta bellii isolate R12L10 chromosome 25, ASM1138683v2, whole genome shotgun sequence:
- the LOC101940505 gene encoding cytochrome b-c1 complex subunit 10, with protein MRRRGDFEAGGRGWAGSRMLNKLMGPRYAQLLRNWTPTLTTWGTVGAVGLVWATDWRLILDYVPYINGKFKKDD; from the exons ATGCGTAGACGGGGTGACTTTGAGGCCGGCGGCCgaggctgggctgggagcaggatgCTGAACAAGCTCATGGGGCCCCGCTACGCCCAGCTGCTCCGGAACTG GACCCCCACATTGACCACATGGGGCACCGTAGGCGCTGTGGGATTGGTGTGGGCGACAGACTGGAGACTGATCCTTGACTATGTTCCCTACATTAATGGCAAGTTTAAGAAAGATGATTaa